One window of the Amia ocellicauda isolate fAmiCal2 chromosome 18, fAmiCal2.hap1, whole genome shotgun sequence genome contains the following:
- the LOC136713778 gene encoding kelch-like protein 38 isoform X2 — MDKIQEAFHFKDKEHSSNLLSELNRLRQERILTDVFLCSEYEEIPCHRNVLASSSPYFRAMFCSNFKESQQDKIDLRGITSNVLSLIVDFVYTGNITIKMDLVLPLMQGASLLHYPRLFEACSSFLQEQLSPENCLSMIRLSEILDCESLRKKAKEMAVRSFSDVAASEDFQELSLPELECYLEDDQLCAEEEQVFETLVAWIHHDPFSRKSAIHNLFKKVRLRYIHRTYLFQFIANDPLIQSSPLCTDIIESVRRLMFSVSTKCTRELKPLWVTPRRYTCHETLVVVGGRKNNQQTTREALLYDERTQRWQWLAKLPLRLYKASFVCIHSILYVLGGLIINSGDSIVSPKVYTFSLKANQWRTAEPMLEPRYAHQSVSYLNCIFVFGGIGPVRQVSNTVARYNSMFNLWEAMAPMPTAVLHPAVAATDQRIYIFGGEDVMQNPARLIQSVMLMRHCPLWTLQSYVQVCWQTAVRPSAHDAPACTQRRRRRSINQPSVGEYFRCLFWVRKTYFNASHNQRISQENASQMEVN; from the exons ATGGACAAGATACAAGAGGCCTTTCATTTTAAGGATAAAGAGCATTCATCTAATCTTCTCTCAGAGTTGAACAGATTAAGACAAGAAAGAATTCTCACAGATGTTTTTCTATGCTCAGAATATGAAGAAATACCCTGCCACAGAAATGTTCTGGCTTCCAGTAGTCCTTATTTTAGGGCAATGTTTTGCAGCAATTTCAAAGAAAGCCAGCAGGACAAAATAGACTTGAGAGGTATTACATCAAATGTTCTCAGCCTTATAGTAGACTTTGTGTACACAGGGAACATAACCATTAAAATGGACCTGGTATTGCCACTGATGCAGGGTGCATCTTTGCTCCACTATCCACGGTTATTTGAGGCCTGTTCTTCATTCCTTCAAGAACAATTAAGCCCAGAAAACTGTTTGAGCATGATCCGGTTATCTGAAATCTTGGACTGTGAGAGTCTAAGGAAGAAGGCAAAGGAGATGGCAGTGCGAAGTTTCTCAGATGTGGCTGCATCAGAGGATTTTCAAGAGCTGTCTTTACCTGAGTTGGAGTGCTATCTAGAGGATGACCAGCTGTGTGCAGAAGAGGAGCAAGTCTTTGAAACCCTAGTGGCTTGGATTCACCATGACCCTTTCTCTAGGAAAAGCGCAATCCACAACTTGTTCAAGAAGGTACGACTTAGGTATATACATCGAACCTACTTATTCCAATTCATAGCTAATGATCCCCTTATTCAGTCTTCCCCTCTCTGCACAGACATAATAGAGTCAGTAAGAAGACTGATGTTCTCTGTGAGCACAAAGTGTACACGAGAATTGAAGCCTCTGTGGGTGACCCCACGCCGGTACACCTGCCATGAGACTCTTGTGGTTGTTGGTGGTAGAAAGAACAACCAGCAGACAACTAGGGAGGCTCTGCTGTATGATGAAAGGACTCAGCGTTGGCAATGGCTAGCAAAGCTCCCTCTCAGGCTCTATAAAGCCTCTTTTGTGTGTATTCACAGCATTCTGTATGTACTGGGTGGCCTGATCATAAACAGTGGAGACAGCATTGTCAGTCCCAAAGTCTACACATTTTCTCTCAAAGCAAACCAGTGGAGGACAGCTGAGCCTATGCTTGAACCACGTTACGCACACCAAAGTGTCTCATACCTGAACTGTATCTTTGTCTTTGGAGGCATTGGGCCAGTCAGGCAAGTTTCCAATACTGTGGCGAGATACAACAGCATGTTTAACCTCTGGGAAGCCATGGCACCCATGCCTACAGCTGTTCTACACCCAGCTGTGGCTGCTACAGACCAAAGAATCTATATTTTCGGAGGAGAGGATGTGATGCAGAACCCTGCCAGATTGATACAG AGTGTGATGTTAatgcgacactgccccctatggacGCTTCAATCTTAcgtgcaagtatgttggcagacagctGTGCGACCGTCTGCGCATGACGCCCCCGCATGTACGCAGAGACGCAGACGCAGAAgtataaaccagccttcagTAGGTGAGTATtttagatgcttgttttgggtcagaaaaacgtattttaatgcctCGCACAATCAGCGAATCTCCCAAGAAAATGCATcacaaatggaggtgaattga